GGCTGCAGCAACCTCCACAACCAAGCCGTCGGGCACGTTCGCGCCGCTGGCCCAGCCGACGTTCGCCGTCCTGTGGGTGGCGACGATCCTCGGCAATATCGGCAGCTTCATGCGCGACGTGGCCAGCGCGTGGCTGGCGACCGACCTGTCTTCTTCGCCGGCCGCCGTCGCCACCATCCAGGCCGCGGCCACGCTGCCGGTCTTCCTGCTGGCGATTCCGGCGGGCGTGCTGTCCGATATCCTGGACCGCCGCCGCTTCCTGATCGTGATCCAGATCGCGCTGGCAGCCGTCAGCGGCACACTGGCCTTCCTGTCCTGGCAAAACGGCCTGACCATCGAAATCCTGATTGCGCTGGCGTTTGCCGGCGGGATCGGCGCTGCGATGATGGGGCCGACCTGGCAGTCCATCGTGCCCGAACTGGTGCCGCAGAACACGCTGCGCCAGGCCGTGGCCCTGAACGGGCTGGGCGTCAATATCGCCCGCGCCATCGGCCCGGCCATGGGCGGCCTGCTGCTGGCCGCGTTCGGCGCGGCCGCCACGTATGGCGCCGACCTGGTCAGCTATGTGTTCGTGATCGGCGCGCTGATCTGGTGGAAGCGCCCGGTGCAGCCAAGCGATCCGCTGCGCGAGCACTTCTTCAGCGCGTTCCGCGCCGGGCTGCGCTTCACGCGCGCCCATAGCAAGCTCCATATCGTGCTGCTGCGGGCCGCCGTGCATTTCGCGTTCGGCAGCAGCGTCTGGGCCTTGCTGCCGCTGGTGGCAAAGCAGTTGCTGCATGGCGGCGCCGGGCTCTACGGCGTGCTGCTGGGCGCGGTGGGTGCCGGCGCCATCCTGGGCGCGCTGTCGATGCCCACGCTGCAGAAACGGCTCGATGGCGACGGCGTGATCCTGGCGTCCGCCATCGCCACCGCCGTGGTCATGGCCGGGCTGTCGTTCGCCCCGCCGGTGTGGCTGGCCCTGCCGTTGCTGCTGGTGCTGGGCGCCGCGTGGATCCTGGCGCTCACCACGCTGGGCGGCGCGGCACAGGCCATCCTGCCGAACTGGGTGCGTGGCCGGGCGCTGGCCGTCTACCAGATGGTGTTCAACGGCGCGCTGGCCGGCGGCAGCCTGCTCTGGGGTTTTGTGGCGCAGGCCATGGGCACGCCCCATGCGCTGCTGATCGCTGCCGTGGGCCTGGTGGTGGCGGCGCTGCTGCTGCACCGCATCCGCCTGCCCCGTGGCGAGGAAGACCTGGGGCCGGCACGCCACTGGCCCGAGCCCGAGATGGCCGACGACATCGCCCATGATCGCGGCCCGGTGATGATCCTGATCGAGTACTGCATTCCGGCGGCCAACCGCGACGCGTTCCTGCGTGCCGTGCATCGGCTGTCGGAAGAACGGCTGCGCGACGGCGCCTTCAACTGGGGCGTCATGGAAGACCCGGCCAACCCGGAGCTGCTGACCGAATGGTTCCTGGTCGAATCGTGGGCCGAACACCTGCGCCAGCATCGGCGCGTACCGAACGCCGATGCCGACCTGCAGCGCGATGTGGCCGGCTTTCACGTGGCCAGCGAGCCGCCGCGCGTGCGGCACCTGCTGGGCGTGGGACTGCCCGACGCCACGCGCTGACCCTCCAAATCCTGCCGTTTTGTTGTTGTATAGCGAGACCATCATGAAGATCTATCTTGTCTCCCTTGGCGCCGGCATCCTGGTCGGCATCATCTATGCCCTGATGCAGGTGCGCTCGCCCGCGCCGCCGGCCGTGGCGCTGATCGGCCTGCTGGGCATGCTGATCGGCGAACAGGTGGTGCCGCCGATCAAGCGCATGATCGCGGGCGAGCCCGTGACCGTCGCCTGGTTCCATTCCGAATGCGTGCCGAAGATCACCGGCACGCCCGGGCCGGCCACGCTGACCGCCAGCCACGATGAAAAGACCGATGCGGCGCACTGACGGGCTGGCATTGCTGGCGGCCCTGGCCGCCCCGGCGTCGGCCCTGGCGGCCGATTCCGTCACGATCTACGGGCGGCTCAATACCGCCATCGAATACTCGCGCGCCAGCACGGCCACCGACGGCACGTCGCTGGGCAGCGTGGTGCGCCAGACCAACTACCGGTCGGTCTGGGGCCTGCGCGGCGAGGAAGGCCTGGGCGGCTCGCTCAGGGCGGTCTGGCAGATCGAAAGCAACCTGTCGATCGACAATGGCCAGGGCGGCATTGCCACGCGCAACTCGCGCATCGGCCTGCAGGGCGACTACGGCCTGCTGTTCATGGGCCACTGGCACACGCCCTACACCGAGTCGACCATGGCGTACGACCCGTACTATCCGACCACCGCCGGCTACATGGCGCTGATCGGCAACGGCTCGACGTCCAGTTCCGACAACGTGCAGGACACCAGCTCGTTCGACCGCCGCCAGAAGAACATCCTGCAATACCGCTCGCCGCAGCTGGCTGGCGCCAGCGTCTGGCTGGGCTGGGGCCTGCCCGAGGAAAAGAACACCGTCGCGCGCAACCCGGCGCTGTATTCGGCAGCCGTGGTCTACGACCAGGGGCCGCTCAACGCCACGGTGGCGTACGAAATCCACCAGCACTACCAGGCGGCCGGGCGCAACGACGACGCGCTGAAGGTGGGCGTGGCCTACCAGCTGTTCAGGGGTACCCGCATCTCGGCGCTCTACGAACACCTGCACTATCGCACCGACACCGGCGACCTGCAGCGCAACGGCTACTACGCGTCGCTGGTGCAGCAGCTGGGCCCGGGCAGCGTCCGGGTGGGCTTCGCGCTGGCCGCCAACGGCACCGGATCGTCCACGGACACCGTCGGCTTCTTCCGCAGCGGCGCCGAGACCGGGGCCACGCAGTTCACCGTCGGCTACGACTATCCGCTGTCGAAGCGCACGGCGCTGTTTGCGTTCTACAGCCGCATCAACAACAGGCGGAACGCGATCTACGATTTCGCCATCAACGAGCTTGGCGTGAGCGCGGGGGCCGATCCCCAGACGTTCGCACTGGGCATGCGTCACAACTTCTGAGGCCCGGGGCCACGCACGGGGCGTAACTAATACCTTGGTATGGGTTCGCTCCGATTCGTGGCGGAGCCGGCCTGAAGGGAATATCCTTGACGGTTTCCGCGCGGACCATGGTGGCAGCGTCGGTGTCCGCTGTGGGCGGCGCGCCGGCAATACCACCGTATGATGTTGAGCAGGGCCCGGCGGGATTATGCTGTGAGCAAGCGGTGGCCCCTGTCACCGTTCCAGACTTCTCAAGGATTCCGTGTGACTGCCACCCCCGTGATTGCCATTGTCGACGACGACGCTTCCGTCCGGCATGCCATGGGCCGGCTGGTGCGCTCGCTGGACATGACCGCGGAACTCTATGGCGGTGGCCCCGAACTGCTGGCGTCGGCATCGATCGCCGACATCGACTGCGTGATCACCGATGTGCAGATGCCCGTGATGAACGGCTTTGCCCTGTGCGAGGCGCTGCGTGCCCGGGGGCACCGGATGCCGGTGATCTTCATGACGGCCTTCGCGCAGGAGGGCTACGAACAGCGCGCCCGCGACGCCGGCGCGGCCTGTTTCCTGAACAAGCCCTTCCAGGATACGGATATCATCGACTGCATCGAGAACGCCCTGCACCTGCGCCCCGGAAACTAGCTCCCCGGGTCGCTTCCCACGCAGCACCGCATCATGATGACCGACGAATCCAGCCAGGCGCATCGCACGCACGCCGGCCTGCCAGACGCCTTTTCCCTGTCGGAATACCGCTTCGCGCCCTGCCTGCAGGACGGCATCGTGGCGTTTTCGCGCGGCGTGCATCCCGGCACCGGCAGCGCGCTGATGCTGGCCCACGCGGCGTCGCATCGCGTGGAGCCCGATGCCGCGCGGCGCATCGAGGGCGAGTACGCGTTGCGCGGACTGCTGCGCGCCGAATGGGCGCTGGTGCCGCGCGCGCTGACCCGCTACCGCCACGGCGTGGCGGCGGTCTACGACGATCTATCCGGCACGCCCGTATTCGCCCTGCTGGGCCAGCGCCTGCCCGTGGCCAAGGTGCTGTCGATCGCGCTGGGCGCCAGCGCCGCGCTGAAGGCCGTGCACGAATGCGGCCTGGTGCATCGGTCGATCACGCCGTGCAGCCTGTTCGTCGATGACGCGGGACGCTGCCGGATCGGCCGCTTCGGCTTTGCCATCCACGCCGCGCAGCCCGCCGCCGACCGGCCCGCCGTGACCACGCTGGCCGGCGAGGCCCCCGCCTACATGTCGCCCGAACATACCGGGCGCACCCGCCATGCCATCGACGCACGCAGCGACCTCTACGGGCTGGGCGTCATCGTCTACCAATTGCTGACCGGGCAATTGCCGTTCGGCGTCAGGAATCCGGACGATCTTGGCGAATGGATTCACGGCCATGTTGCCGGCGCGGCGCTGCCGCCCGATGCCATCGAACCCGGGGTGCCGGGCATGCTCTCGCACATCGTGCTCAAGCTGCTGGAGAAAAGCCCGGCGCGCCGCTACCAGACCGCCGCCGGGCTGCATGCAGACCTGGCCCGCTGTGCCGAGGCCTGGCGCGCGCATGGCCATATCGCCCCCTTCGAAGCCGGCGAGCGCGATGTCTGCGCCGACCTGGCGCTGCCCGACAGCCTCTACGACCGTGACGCCGAACTTGCCGGCATCGCCCAAGCCTTCGCCAGCGTGCAGGCCAGCGGCACGCCGGCAGTGGTGGCCATGACCGGCCCGTCGGGGGTCGGCAAAAGCACGCTGAGCCAGGCGTTCGTTCAATCGGTGCAGGCGCGGGGTGCCTGCTGCGCGGCGGGAAAGGCAGACCAGTTCCGCCAGAACGTACCCTACGCCGTGCTGGCCGATGCCTTCCGCACGCTGGTTCACCAGATCCTCGGGCTGCCCGAGGAAGCCGTACGGATGTGGCAGCTTCGGCTGGCGCAGGGGCTGGGCCACTACGGCCAGGTGGCGGCGCGCATTGCGCCCGCGTTGCGGCTGCTGGTCGACGATTTTCCGGCAGAGCCCGCCACGCAGGGAGCCGATGCCGACGTGCATGTCGGCATCGCCATGCGCCAGCTGGTGCAGGTGTTTGCGCAGCCAGACCTGCCATTCGTGCTGCTGTTGGACGACATCCAGTGGCTCGACCAGCCGTCGCAGCGGCTGCTGGCGCGACTGGCCGATGCCTCCGTGCCCCTGTCCCTGCTGCTGGTCTGCAGCGCCCGCACGGTCGATGCCGCGCCGCTGGTTGCGCTGCGCGAGCACGCGGCGGTCCGGGACATCCCCGTCGAGAACCTGTCCGTGGCATCCGTTGCCACGTTGCTTGCCGAGGCCCTGCGCATGCCCGAAGCGGCATTGCAGGCACTGGCGCAGCGCGTCCATGCCAAGACGCTCGGCAACCCGTTCTTCGTCAGGCAGTTCCTGCGGACGCTGGTCGACGAGCGGCTGATCACGGGTTCGCCCGAGGGCGACAGCTGGCAGTTCGACCTGATGGCCATCGAACAGCGCAGCCACACCGACAACGTGGCCGAACTGAGCCTGCAGCGGCTGCACAGGCTGCCGGCGGATACGCGCGACTGCCTGGCTGGCATGGCTTGCCTGGGTAACCAGTCTCCCGTCGCGCTGCTGTGCGACGTCTTCGGCCTGACCGAGCGCGCGCTGCATGCGCGGCTGGCGCCGGCGCGCGCGGCCGGGCTGCTCATGCTGGCGCAGCACGACTACGCCTTTACCCATGACCGCATCCAGGAAGCCGCCCACGATGGCATCGACACCACGGCGCGGGCCCGGCTGTGCCTGCACGCGGGACGCCTGCTGGCCCGCGGGACCGGTCACGAGGCCCGCGACGACCTGCTGTTCCGCGCCGCCGACCTGCTGTTGCATGGCGAAGCGCAGCAGACATCGGTCGACGATTCCCGCATGATCGCCACGGTGTTCCTCGATGCCGCGCGGCGGGCGCGCAGCACGGCCGCCTACGCCGCGGCGCTGCAGTATGTCGATGCCGGCCTGCGCCGCGCCTGCGGCCCCGGCATGCCGTCGCCGGCCGCCGACGGGCTCTTGTTCTCGCTGCTCGAGGAACAGGCCCATTGCTGGTTCCTGCAGGGCCGGCTTGACGACGCGCTGGCGCTGGCCAACGACCTGCTCGAACGACCCGCCGGCCCGCTGCGGCAGGCCGGCGTGTACCGGCTGAAGATCGAGATGCATGTGCGGCGCTCTGGAAACGCGCTGGCGGTGCGGCAGGCCATCGAGGGCCTGCAGGGCTTTGGCATCGACCTGCCGCCGCATCCGTCCGATGACCTGTGCAACGCGCTGTACGCGGAGATCCAGCCGCAGCTCACGGCCACGCGCCTGGATGCACTGCTGGCGCTGCCCGATGTTGCCGATGCCCGCATCGATGCCGCCATGGGCCTGCTGTCGGCGCTGCAGATTCCGGCCGGCTTCACGGACCAGAACCTGGCCTTCGCCACCCTGTGCCAGATGCTGCGGCTGACGCTGGCCCACGGCATGAGTGCGTCGGCCACGGCGTCGCTGGCGTGGCTCGGCGTGCAGGTCTGCCACCGCTACGGGGCGTACCACGACGGCTTCCGCTATGGCGAGCTGGCACGCAGGCTGACCACGCGCCACGGCTATGCCGCCCACGAGGCGCGCACCCTGTTGCCGCTGGACCAGCTCAGCGTGTGGACGCAGCCGCTGTCCTATTCGATCGAGTGCGCGCGTGCCGGCTTTGCCGCCGGCGTGGCGCATGGCGACATCACCACGGCCTGCTACGAGTGCTGCCACGTGGTGGCCGTCATGCTGGCACGCGGCGACCCGCTGGACGATGTCGACGCCGAGATCGCGCGCGGACTGCAGTTCGTGCGCGCCGCCCGGTTTGGCGACGTGGAGGCCATCCTGCTGCTGCAGCAGCGCTATGTTGACGGGCTGCGCACGCTGGCGTGGCAGGCCGTCGGCACGCCAGCCGAAGGGGCTGCGACGGAAGGCCTCAGCACGTTAGAGTTCTGGCAGGCGGTGTATCGCGCGAACGTCCTGCTGCTGGCCGGCCGCACGGATGCAGCCGCGCAATGCCTGGACCGCGCCGCCACGTTCGCGTGGTCCGCGCCGGCCCACATCCACCAGCTCGACTTCCACTTGACGCGCGCGCTATCCCTGGCTGCACAGCTCGGTGCCTCGCCCGCGCCGACAGCGGTGTCCGAGGCCGCCTGGCAAACGCTGCGTGCCGACGCCAGACGGCTGCGCGAGTGGGCGCAGGCCAATCCGCAGACCTTTACCGACAAGGCGCTGCTGGTGGAGGCGGAGCTGGCGCGGCTCGAAGGCGATGCGCTGACGGCCATGGCGCGCTACGAGCAGGCCATCGCCCACGCCACGGCGCATGGATTCGTCCACGTCATGGCCCTGGCCCATGAGCGCGCGGCAAGGCTGTGCGCCGAGAAAGCGCTGGGCTCGGCCGCCGACGCGCATCGGCGCCACGCGCGCGACGCCTGCCTGCGCTGGGGCGCCATCGGCAAGGCACGGCAGCTGGAGGCCGACCATCCGGAGATCGTCGACGCCGCGCCGCTGCGCACCTGGCAGCTGGGCACCAGCGCACAGGCGCTCGATGCGGAGAGCGTGATCAAGGCATCCCGGGCGCTGAGCGAGGAAATCCGCCTGGATCGCCTGATCGACAAGCTGATGACCATCGTGCTCGAACACGCGGGGGCGCAGCGCGGCCTGCTGATCCGCATGCGGCCCGAGGGGCCCGTCGTCGAAGCCAGCGCCGACACCACGACCGAGGGCATCCGCGTGCGGGTCACGCATGAACCGGTCACGGCCAGCGCGCTGCCGGTGGCCATGCTCCAGACGGCCGTGCGCACCGGGCAGGCGGCCATGGCGGGTACGTCGATGGGCGCCAATCCGTTCGCGATCGATCCGTACTTCGGGGACATGGCAGACGTATCCGCCCTGTGCATTCCGATGCTGCGCCATCACGAGGTCATCGGCGTGCTGTACCTGGAAAACCGCCTGGTGCGCGACGCCTTCACGCTGGACCGCACGCGCGTGCTGGAGCTGATCGCCTCGCAGGCGGCCATCTCGCTGCGCACGGCCCGCCTCTACGACGACCTGCTGGCCGAGAACGAGCGGCGCCAGCAGGTGGAACGCGAACTGCGCGCCAGCGAGGCGTCGCTGGCCATGGGCGAGAGCGTGAGCCACACGGGCAGCTGGCACTGGGACCTGAAGCACGACCGTTTCACCGGATCGGACGAACTGCGCCGCATCTACGAACTGGATCCGGGCCAGCACGACCTGCCGTTCGACGTGTTCGTGGCGCACATGCACCCCGAGGACCGCGACATGGTGCGACACGTCGTGGAAACCCACATCGCCCGGCAGGCCACCATCCGCGTGGAGCACCGCATCGTGCGGGCCGACGGATCGATCCGCTACCTGGCCGCCATCGGCAAGCCATTGCCCGGCGACGATGGCGAACTCGACTACGTGGGCACCGTGACCGACGTGACGGCCCGGCGCCAGGGCGAGGACGCGCTGCGCAGCGCCCAGGCCGACCTGGCCCGCGTGGCGCGCGCCACCACGGTGGGCCAGCTGACCGCGTCGATCGCACACGAGGTGAACCAGCCGCTGATGTCGATCGTGTCGAATGCGGGCGCCAGCCTGCGCTGGCTGACGCGGCCCACGCCCGATATCGCCAATGCGCGCGAGGGCCTGGAGGCGATCCGCAGCGAGGGCCAGCGCGCCGGCGACATGATCCGCAGCCTGCAGGCGCTGACGCGCAACGCGGCGCCGGTGCTGGCACAGGTGGATATCCACCAGGCCATCCGCCATATCCTGGCGATTTCGCGCAACGAGATCGAACGGCGCCAGATCGCGCTGAAGCTGTCGCTGGACGCCGATCCCGCGTACGTCTTTGGCGACGATATCCAGCTGCAGCAGGTGATCCTGAACCTGGTGGTCAATGCCATCGACGCCATGGCCGAGATCCACGACCGGCCGCGCGTACTGCATCTGGCCACGCGCGTGGCCGACGACCAGTTGCTGGAAGTCAGCGTGGACGACACCGGCACCGGCATCGGGCCGGACCTTGCCGAACAGGTGTTCGAACCGTTCTACACCACCAAGGTCAACGGCATGGGCATGGGGCTGGCCATCTGCAAGTCGATCATCGAGGCGCACCGGGGCCAGCTGCGCGCCGAGGCGCTGGCGCCGCACGGCAGCCGCTTCGCCTTTTCGATTCCGCGCCGCCAGCGGTAGTGGCCGGCCATCGCGCATCGTGCAAATCTGGAAGTGCGACCACCGGAACACAACCCTGGCGGAGCGACCCCGCATAGGCTAGGTTGAATCTTTCACCGCCTGGCGAATCCCACAGGCACCCCTTCCGGACAAGGAGCACAGCATGGCCACGCAAAATGCAGCCGATCTGATCACTTCGGTGCTGCACGGCGCCGGCGTTCGCCGCATCTTCGGTGTCGTCGGCGACAGCCTCAATGGACTGACCGAATCGCTGCGCCAACGCGGTGACATCGAATGGATCCACACCCGGCACGAGGAAACCGCGGCCTTCGCGGCCGGCGCCGAAGCGCACCTGACCGGCAACCTGGCCGTGTGCGCCGGCAGCTGCGGGCCGGGCAACCTGCACCTGATCAACGGGCTGTTCGATTGCCACCGGTCACGCGTGCCGGTACTGGCCATTGCCGCACACATCCCCAGCGCCGAGATCGGCCGCAACTATTTCCAGGAAACTCATCCCGAGCAGCTGTTCCGCGAATGCAGCCACTACTGCGAACTGGTGTCCAGCGTGGAGCAGCTGCCGGGCGTGCTGGAAACGGCCATCCGCGCAGCCGTGGGACGCCGTGGCGTGGCGGTGATCGTCATTCCGGGCGATGTGGCGCTGCGCGCCGCAGCCGTGGCCGGCATCTCGGCGCCGGCATCGATCACGCTGCCGGCGCCCGTGGTGGTGCCGGACGCCGCTTCGCTGGACGCGCTGGCCGAACTGCTGCGCGGCAGCCAGCGCACCACGCTGCTGTGCGGGCGTGGCTGCGCCGGCGCGCACGACCAGGTGGTGCGGCTGGCCGAGACGCTCAAGGCGCCCGTGGTGCACGCGCTGGGCGGCAAGGAATACATCGAGTACGACAATCCGTATGACGTGGGCATGACCGGGCTGATCGGCTTCAGCTCCGGCTACCACGCCATGCAGAATTGCGACACGCTGGTCATGCTGGGCACCGACTTTCCGTACCGCCAGTTCTATCCCGAAGGCGCCCGCGTGGTGCAGGTCGATGTACGTCCCGAGAACCTGGGGCGCCGCACGCGGCTGGACCTCGGGCTGGTGGGCGACGTGGCGGCCACGCTCGACGCGCTGCAGCCGCGCCTGACCGCGCAGGCCGACACTGCGTTCCTGGATGCAAGCCTGCACCACTACCGCAACGCCCGGAAGCAACTGGACGACCTGGCCACCGGCGACAGCGGCCGCCGACCCATCCATCCGCAATACCTGGCCCGGCTGATCAGCGAGCAGGCCGCCGAGGACGCGGTCTTCACGTTCGACGTGGGCACGCCCACCATCTGGGCCGCGCGCTACCTGCGCATGAACGGCCAGCGCCGGCTGATCGGCTCGCTGGCGCATGGGTCGATGGCCAACGCGCTGCCGCAGGCCATTGGCGCGCAGTCGGCCTTTCCCGGCCGGCAGGTCATCAGCCTGTCCGGCGATGGCGGCTTTGCCATGCTGATGGGCGACTTCCTGACGCTCGTGCAGCAGGGGCTGCCGGTGAAGGTGGCGATCTTCAACAACAGCGTGCTGGGCTTCGTGGCGCTGGAGATGAAGGCATCGGGCTTTCTGGAAAGCGGCACGTCGCTGCAGAACCCCGATTTCGCGGCCATGGCACGCGCCATCGGCGTGCATGCCCAGCGCGTGGAAGACCCGCTGCTGCTGCCCGAAGCCGTGGCGACGATGCTGGCGCACGACGGCCCGGCCCTGCTCGACGTGGTGACGAACACGCAGGAACTGGCCATGCCACCCGCGCTGAAGGCCGAACAGGTCAAGGGCTTCAGCCTGTGGGCGCTGAAGGCGGTCATGAACGGCCGCGCCGACGAACTGTTGGAACTGGCAAAGACGAACCTGCTGCGCTAGGCGCGGCCTGCCTTCTTCAGTCGACCTCGGGGTCCGGGGCGCCATCGGCCCCGTCGAAGCTGGCGCCAGGCGTCACCATGCCCAGTGCCTGGCCCATCAGGATCAGTTCGGCAAACGTGCGCGCCTGCATCTTGCGCATGGCCTGGCCGCGATAGATCTTGACGGTGGCCTGGCTGATGCCGAGTTCGTCGGCCACTTCCTTGTTCATCAGGCCGTGGACCAGCAGCTTCATGACTTCGCGCTCGCGGCCGGTCAGGCCGTCCAGGCGTTCGCGCAACAGCTGGGTCTGCGAGCTGGCCTGGCGGCGGTCGCGGTCGCGCTGCAATGCCTCGTTCACGGCATCGAGCAGGTCCTGTTCGCGGAACGGCTTGGCGATGAAATTGACGGCGCCGGCCTTCATGGCCGCCACGGTCATCGGCACGTCGCCGTAGCCGGAGATGAACACGATCGACGCGTGCTTGCCGGCGCGGTTGAGATGGCTCTGGAGGTCCAGCCCGCTGGCGCCGCGCAGGCGCACATCGAGCACGATGCAGGTAGGCTGTTCCGGGAATGCGTAGGCCAGCAGTTCCTCGCCGGAGGTAAAGGATTCGCTGGCGAGCCCGACCGAGCGGAACAGCCCTGACAAGGCGCGCCGCACATCGTGGTCGTCATCGACAACCAGTACGACACCTTCGTCGCTAGGTTCCCGCAACAAGGCGGCACTGCTGTTCATCGTGGTTCTCACTCATGCATGGACGTATGCCCGGGGCTTGCGGGGGCGACCCCAGGGCGCTGCGCCTGACGCAGTCGGACGAACCGTGCTTCAGCCAGATGGCTTGAAATGCACAAAGATGCGACGAACTTGCCGGGAATTGGCGTGATACCGACGTCAGTCCGCCCGATGCGAAGCGGAATTATCGACGCTTTCGATGAAATTGCAAACGATTGTGTGGCGCAGGCGCCGCGAAGCGCGCCGAAGGCGGCCGGGCGGGCTGCGGCGAGCCTCGACGCCCCTTACACCGCTTCCAGGGCCCGGCTCAGGGCGTAGGCCGTGCGCACGGCCACGTCGAAGGAACGGTCGCAGGCCAACTCGCGCCCGGCAATGGTGATGCGCCACCAGTCGCGGTTCCGTTCGCAGCACAGGCGGTGTTCTTCCATCTGATCGGAAAACCAGCGCCATAGCCGGGCATCCTGGCTCAGCGCGGACGCCGCCGCGCGCAGCCGGACCATTTCGAGACCAATTGCTTCATCCATGATTTCTCTCCCAGGGGCAAGCGCCCGCCTGCCCCGTGAGCACATGGTAGGCACGTACGGTCCGGGTGTGCATTGCCCGTTGGTCCAACCGCCGTAGCGCATCGGCATGCCGGGGTTATACCAAGGGCTTATCCCGGGCGGACAGCCGCCGCCCCGCCCGGCGCGGGCCCGACGGCATTTTGTATCCGCATATCGGGCGGCCCGGCGCTGAATACACTGCGATACAAAACCCGGGCAGTCCGACACACAAGGCTTGCGGTGCCTGCCTAGACTCGCCTCAAGCCACCTTCGAAGTCAAACGTAGCTGTCAGACACACAGGAGAAACCATGAGCAAGACCATCGATTTGCCGCGCCGCAACTTTCTTGGCACCGCCAGCCTGGCGCTGGCCGCCGCCCAGCTTGGCGTGATGGGGGCCGCCCACGCGCAGTCCGGCGTGTCGAAGGCCGCGCCGCTGGCGACGGTGACGCCGGGCACGCATGCGTCGTTCCCCGCGATCAGGCAGATCAACGCCGGCGTGCTCAATATCGGCTACGTCGACATGGGCCCGGCCAACGGCCCGGTGGCCCTGCTGCTGCACGGCTGGCCGTACGACATTCACGCCTTTGTCGACGTGGCGCCGCTGCTGGTGCAGCGTGGCTACCGCGTGATCATTCCCCACCTGCGCGGCTTTGGCACCACCACGTTCCTGTCGGCCGATACCAGGCGCAACGGCCAGCCGTCGGCCATCGCCGCCGACGCCATTGCGCTGATGGACGCGCTCAAGGTCAGCAACTTCGTTGCAGCCGGCTTTGACTGGGGCGCGCGCACCGCCGACATCCTGGCCGTGCTGTGGCCCGACCGCTGCCGTGGCCTGGTCTCGGTCAGTGGCT
This region of Cupriavidus sp. EM10 genomic DNA includes:
- a CDS encoding response regulator transcription factor, coding for MNSSAALLREPSDEGVVLVVDDDHDVRRALSGLFRSVGLASESFTSGEELLAYAFPEQPTCIVLDVRLRGASGLDLQSHLNRAGKHASIVFISGYGDVPMTVAAMKAGAVNFIAKPFREQDLLDAVNEALQRDRDRRQASSQTQLLRERLDGLTGREREVMKLLVHGLMNKEVADELGISQATVKIYRGQAMRKMQARTFAELILMGQALGMVTPGASFDGADGAPDPEVD
- the poxB gene encoding ubiquinone-dependent pyruvate dehydrogenase, with protein sequence MATQNAADLITSVLHGAGVRRIFGVVGDSLNGLTESLRQRGDIEWIHTRHEETAAFAAGAEAHLTGNLAVCAGSCGPGNLHLINGLFDCHRSRVPVLAIAAHIPSAEIGRNYFQETHPEQLFRECSHYCELVSSVEQLPGVLETAIRAAVGRRGVAVIVIPGDVALRAAAVAGISAPASITLPAPVVVPDAASLDALAELLRGSQRTTLLCGRGCAGAHDQVVRLAETLKAPVVHALGGKEYIEYDNPYDVGMTGLIGFSSGYHAMQNCDTLVMLGTDFPYRQFYPEGARVVQVDVRPENLGRRTRLDLGLVGDVAATLDALQPRLTAQADTAFLDASLHHYRNARKQLDDLATGDSGRRPIHPQYLARLISEQAAEDAVFTFDVGTPTIWAARYLRMNGQRRLIGSLAHGSMANALPQAIGAQSAFPGRQVISLSGDGGFAMLMGDFLTLVQQGLPVKVAIFNNSVLGFVALEMKASGFLESGTSLQNPDFAAMARAIGVHAQRVEDPLLLPEAVATMLAHDGPALLDVVTNTQELAMPPALKAEQVKGFSLWALKAVMNGRADELLELAKTNLLR
- a CDS encoding AAA family ATPase, whose protein sequence is MMTDESSQAHRTHAGLPDAFSLSEYRFAPCLQDGIVAFSRGVHPGTGSALMLAHAASHRVEPDAARRIEGEYALRGLLRAEWALVPRALTRYRHGVAAVYDDLSGTPVFALLGQRLPVAKVLSIALGASAALKAVHECGLVHRSITPCSLFVDDAGRCRIGRFGFAIHAAQPAADRPAVTTLAGEAPAYMSPEHTGRTRHAIDARSDLYGLGVIVYQLLTGQLPFGVRNPDDLGEWIHGHVAGAALPPDAIEPGVPGMLSHIVLKLLEKSPARRYQTAAGLHADLARCAEAWRAHGHIAPFEAGERDVCADLALPDSLYDRDAELAGIAQAFASVQASGTPAVVAMTGPSGVGKSTLSQAFVQSVQARGACCAAGKADQFRQNVPYAVLADAFRTLVHQILGLPEEAVRMWQLRLAQGLGHYGQVAARIAPALRLLVDDFPAEPATQGADADVHVGIAMRQLVQVFAQPDLPFVLLLDDIQWLDQPSQRLLARLADASVPLSLLLVCSARTVDAAPLVALREHAAVRDIPVENLSVASVATLLAEALRMPEAALQALAQRVHAKTLGNPFFVRQFLRTLVDERLITGSPEGDSWQFDLMAIEQRSHTDNVAELSLQRLHRLPADTRDCLAGMACLGNQSPVALLCDVFGLTERALHARLAPARAAGLLMLAQHDYAFTHDRIQEAAHDGIDTTARARLCLHAGRLLARGTGHEARDDLLFRAADLLLHGEAQQTSVDDSRMIATVFLDAARRARSTAAYAAALQYVDAGLRRACGPGMPSPAADGLLFSLLEEQAHCWFLQGRLDDALALANDLLERPAGPLRQAGVYRLKIEMHVRRSGNALAVRQAIEGLQGFGIDLPPHPSDDLCNALYAEIQPQLTATRLDALLALPDVADARIDAAMGLLSALQIPAGFTDQNLAFATLCQMLRLTLAHGMSASATASLAWLGVQVCHRYGAYHDGFRYGELARRLTTRHGYAAHEARTLLPLDQLSVWTQPLSYSIECARAGFAAGVAHGDITTACYECCHVVAVMLARGDPLDDVDAEIARGLQFVRAARFGDVEAILLLQQRYVDGLRTLAWQAVGTPAEGAATEGLSTLEFWQAVYRANVLLLAGRTDAAAQCLDRAATFAWSAPAHIHQLDFHLTRALSLAAQLGASPAPTAVSEAAWQTLRADARRLREWAQANPQTFTDKALLVEAELARLEGDALTAMARYEQAIAHATAHGFVHVMALAHERAARLCAEKALGSAADAHRRHARDACLRWGAIGKARQLEADHPEIVDAAPLRTWQLGTSAQALDAESVIKASRALSEEIRLDRLIDKLMTIVLEHAGAQRGLLIRMRPEGPVVEASADTTTEGIRVRVTHEPVTASALPVAMLQTAVRTGQAAMAGTSMGANPFAIDPYFGDMADVSALCIPMLRHHEVIGVLYLENRLVRDAFTLDRTRVLELIASQAAISLRTARLYDDLLAENERRQQVERELRASEASLAMGESVSHTGSWHWDLKHDRFTGSDELRRIYELDPGQHDLPFDVFVAHMHPEDRDMVRHVVETHIARQATIRVEHRIVRADGSIRYLAAIGKPLPGDDGELDYVGTVTDVTARRQGEDALRSAQADLARVARATTVGQLTASIAHEVNQPLMSIVSNAGASLRWLTRPTPDIANAREGLEAIRSEGQRAGDMIRSLQALTRNAAPVLAQVDIHQAIRHILAISRNEIERRQIALKLSLDADPAYVFGDDIQLQQVILNLVVNAIDAMAEIHDRPRVLHLATRVADDQLLEVSVDDTGTGIGPDLAEQVFEPFYTTKVNGMGMGLAICKSIIEAHRGQLRAEALAPHGSRFAFSIPRRQR